In one window of Deltaproteobacteria bacterium DNA:
- a CDS encoding TPM domain-containing protein gives MKRMISLWLVVFTFLVVSGRAAPGVEKFPKPVGLVNDFAGVIPEGDRRKMEILATEVLQKTGTSVVVAAVPTIGDSDAATYANELYQAWGIGKKGEDKGVLILLALKERRVRIETGYGVEGILPDGLVGEILDKYVVPLLKKGEYGKGLYNGLAAVSVVIAKDAHVELTGEVKIYRTSPRRAGRIGIFPLIFIILIILSFLRRGRGGILPLLLLSSMGGRGGFGGGFGGFGGGFGGFGGGMSGGGGAGRGF, from the coding sequence ATGAAGAGAATGATCTCACTCTGGTTGGTGGTTTTCACTTTCCTTGTCGTCTCCGGCCGGGCTGCACCGGGTGTCGAGAAGTTCCCCAAACCTGTAGGGCTCGTCAACGATTTTGCGGGAGTTATTCCTGAAGGTGATAGGCGGAAGATGGAGATCCTGGCCACCGAGGTCCTCCAGAAGACCGGAACGTCGGTCGTGGTGGCCGCCGTACCGACCATCGGCGATTCGGATGCCGCCACCTATGCCAACGAACTATACCAGGCCTGGGGGATCGGGAAAAAAGGGGAGGACAAAGGGGTTCTAATACTCCTGGCGCTCAAGGAACGGAGGGTACGAATCGAGACTGGCTACGGGGTCGAAGGGATCCTTCCCGATGGGCTGGTAGGCGAGATCCTGGACAAATACGTTGTTCCCCTACTCAAGAAGGGCGAGTATGGAAAGGGGCTTTACAACGGCCTTGCCGCAGTGAGCGTGGTGATCGCAAAGGACGCCCATGTCGAGCTGACAGGGGAGGTCAAGATCTATCGGACCTCACCCCGCCGCGCAGGCCGGATCGGCATCTTCCCCCTTATCTTTATCATCCTCATCATACTATCTTTCCTGCGGAGGGGCAGGGGTGGCATCCTCCCGTTGTTGCTGTTGAGCTCCATGGGAGGGAGAGGAGGATTCGGCGGCGGATTCGGAGGGTTTGGCGGGGGATTCGGAGGATTCGGCGGCGGCATGAGCGGAGGAGGGGGAGCGGGGCGAGGCTTCTAG
- a CDS encoding ATP-dependent RecD-like DNA helicase, translating to MELEETTLEGTVERIVYANPETGYAVVRLREKDKMRLTTAVGNLGAVGPGEMVRLRGQWISDKRYGLQFRVESYLAMVPATLEGIERYLGSGMIKGIGPVFAHRLVEEFGADTLDVIENRPERISEVEGIGPLRAEQIIRAWEEQKRIRDVMIFLQSYGVSSTYSIKIFKQYGERTVSLVKENPYRLATDIYGIGFRKADQIAQNLGIDPNSPMRAEAGILHVLGQLVEEGHCFYPRGGLTQKAQEILGIDPGILDRALDSLAESGRIVIDTRPDQPVYLADLFVAETGVARVLAELASRPVPPPGISPGEAVAKVESTGAIRLAPGQREALKKSLTCRVLVITGGPGTGKTTVVRSISRVYETLGVKVMLGAPTGRAAKRLSEATGQEAKTIHRLLEYSPREGRFQRDQTHPLPPGLVIIDEASMIDILLMHHLAQALPREGRLILVGDVDQLPSVGPGSVLRDIIDSGRVEVVRLTEIFRQARKSLIVVNAHRVNKGDFPYLKASGQSDFYFLDREEPEDALETIKYLCSERIPRGFGFHPLKDIQVLSPMHRGLLGVSNLNRELQALLNPGGEALQRGGVVFRLGDKVMQIRNNYDREVFNGDVGRIVSLDRRNREMTVRFENRSVVYPFADLDEIVLAYATSVHKSQGSEYPAVVLPVLTQHFVMLQRNLLYTAITRARRLVVLVGTKKALSIAVKNDRIQRRYGLLRERLREGKARAGPGESAGLF from the coding sequence ATGGAGCTTGAGGAAACGACCCTCGAAGGGACGGTCGAGAGGATCGTGTATGCAAACCCCGAAACCGGGTATGCCGTGGTGAGGCTTAGGGAAAAGGACAAGATGCGGCTTACCACGGCGGTGGGGAATCTGGGGGCTGTTGGTCCCGGAGAGATGGTGCGGCTGAGGGGCCAGTGGATCTCGGATAAGCGTTACGGCCTCCAGTTCAGGGTTGAGAGCTATCTTGCCATGGTGCCGGCGACTCTGGAGGGAATTGAACGGTATCTGGGGTCGGGAATGATCAAGGGGATCGGTCCTGTTTTCGCCCACCGTCTGGTGGAGGAATTCGGCGCGGACACCCTCGATGTCATTGAGAACCGGCCCGAGAGAATCAGCGAGGTGGAAGGGATAGGTCCTCTTCGAGCCGAGCAGATTATCCGTGCCTGGGAGGAACAGAAGCGGATCAGGGACGTGATGATCTTCCTGCAGAGTTACGGGGTGAGTTCGACCTATTCGATAAAGATCTTCAAGCAGTACGGTGAAAGGACCGTTTCTCTGGTTAAGGAGAACCCCTACCGCCTTGCCACCGATATCTACGGCATCGGATTTCGCAAAGCAGACCAGATAGCACAGAACCTGGGGATCGATCCCAACTCCCCCATGCGGGCCGAGGCGGGAATACTCCATGTTCTCGGTCAGCTAGTGGAAGAGGGACACTGCTTTTATCCCAGGGGAGGCTTGACCCAGAAGGCCCAGGAGATTCTGGGAATTGATCCTGGGATCCTCGACAGGGCCCTCGATTCACTGGCGGAATCGGGGAGAATCGTGATCGACACGAGACCCGACCAGCCGGTCTATCTCGCCGATCTCTTTGTAGCCGAGACAGGGGTCGCAAGGGTACTGGCAGAGCTGGCGTCGAGGCCTGTGCCGCCTCCCGGGATCTCACCCGGGGAGGCCGTCGCAAAGGTCGAATCGACCGGAGCGATTCGACTGGCACCTGGGCAGAGGGAGGCCCTGAAAAAATCCCTCACCTGCCGGGTCCTGGTCATCACGGGGGGGCCCGGTACCGGGAAGACGACGGTGGTGAGGAGCATTTCCCGGGTCTACGAGACTCTGGGGGTTAAGGTCATGCTGGGGGCCCCCACCGGGAGGGCTGCGAAGAGACTCTCCGAGGCGACGGGTCAGGAGGCAAAAACGATTCACCGGCTCCTCGAATACAGTCCGAGAGAGGGAAGGTTCCAGCGTGACCAGACCCACCCCCTGCCGCCGGGCCTCGTCATCATCGACGAGGCCTCCATGATCGATATCCTCCTGATGCACCACCTTGCTCAGGCCCTTCCCCGGGAGGGCCGTTTGATTCTGGTAGGTGACGTGGACCAGCTCCCATCTGTGGGGCCGGGCAGTGTCCTCCGCGACATTATCGATTCGGGCCGGGTCGAGGTGGTGCGATTGACCGAGATCTTTCGCCAGGCAAGAAAGAGCCTCATCGTGGTGAACGCCCACAGGGTGAACAAGGGGGATTTCCCCTATCTCAAGGCATCGGGCCAGAGTGATTTCTATTTCCTCGACAGAGAGGAGCCCGAAGACGCCCTGGAGACGATCAAGTATCTCTGCTCCGAGAGGATTCCCCGGGGATTCGGGTTTCACCCGCTGAAGGATATCCAGGTTCTGAGCCCAATGCACAGGGGGCTTCTGGGTGTCTCGAACCTCAACCGGGAGCTTCAGGCCCTTTTGAACCCGGGGGGTGAAGCCCTGCAGCGGGGGGGAGTCGTCTTTCGTTTGGGAGACAAGGTCATGCAGATCAGGAACAACTACGACCGGGAGGTGTTCAACGGGGACGTGGGGAGAATCGTTTCCCTCGACCGCCGGAACAGGGAGATGACGGTTCGGTTCGAGAACCGTTCGGTCGTCTATCCCTTTGCCGATCTGGATGAGATCGTTTTGGCCTATGCCACGTCGGTCCACAAATCCCAGGGAAGCGAATATCCTGCCGTGGTTCTTCCCGTCCTCACCCAGCATTTCGTGATGCTCCAGAGAAACCTGCTGTACACGGCCATCACCCGTGCCCGGCGACTGGTGGTCCTGGTAGGGACAAAGAAGGCCCTCTCCATTGCGGTGAAAAACGACAGGATTCAGCGGCGCTACGGTCTTCTCAGGGAGCGCCTGAGAGAGGGGAAGGCGAGGGCGGGACCCGGAGAGTCGGCCGGGCTCTTCTAG
- a CDS encoding LemA family protein produces MKRSLIVIGVILLVVLIFFLSVKSTYNRLVALDENVKTAWSQVENQLQRRLDLIPNYVETVKGYAKHEKEVLTEVTEARAKVAGARSIEGKIGANNELSSALARLLVVVERYPDLKANQNFLRLQDELAGTENRIAVERRRYNEAVRRYNTAIRSFPTNILARMFGFQRAELFKAPEQAKTPPKVTF; encoded by the coding sequence ATGAAGAGATCCCTGATTGTCATCGGTGTCATCCTGCTGGTTGTCCTGATCTTCTTCCTCTCGGTGAAGAGTACGTACAACCGGCTTGTTGCTCTCGATGAAAACGTAAAGACCGCATGGTCTCAGGTGGAGAACCAGCTCCAGCGCCGCCTCGATTTGATCCCCAACTACGTTGAAACCGTCAAAGGATATGCCAAGCACGAAAAGGAGGTGCTCACAGAGGTGACCGAGGCCCGGGCCAAGGTGGCCGGGGCAAGATCCATTGAGGGTAAGATCGGTGCCAACAACGAACTCAGTTCAGCCCTGGCCCGGCTGCTCGTCGTGGTGGAGCGCTATCCGGATCTTAAGGCCAACCAAAACTTCCTTCGGCTCCAAGACGAGCTGGCGGGGACAGAGAATCGAATCGCCGTGGAGCGGCGCCGTTACAACGAGGCGGTAAGGCGATACAACACGGCCATACGGAGTTTTCCCACCAACATCCTCGCTCGAATGTTCGGTTTCCAGAGGGCAGAACTCTTCAAGGCTCCGGAACAGGCAAAGACACCTCCAAAGGTGACCTTCTAG